CGACGATGGCTACCGTCTTGCCGGCTGGGATGTGGAGTGAGAGATTTTTTAGGACAGGGCGGTTTATTTCATAACCGAAGGTGACATTTTGGATCAAGATTTCGCCTCGAATGGGAGGGATAGGTTTTGCATCAGGAGCATCGGGGACGCTGTCTTCTGTATCGAGTATTTCAAAGACTCGCTGCATTCCTGCGGCTGCGCCTTCAAGTGCCCAGGCCGTGTAACTGAGTTGCTCAAGGGGCTGGTAGAGCATGACGAGGTAACTCAAAAAAACGGTAAGTTTTCCAACCGTCAGGCTTCCGTCTATGACAGCAAGCGCTCCAAAGTAAGCGATGAGAGCCGTGCCGATAGCGATGATCAGACCTACGAGGGCTGAAGAGGTGACGTTGGTCAAGGTAAGGCGCAGATTTGCCTCTTTGCTTTGGTGAGCTTCTGCTCTAAACGAAGCGATTTCTTGTTCCTCTCGCCCGAAGGCATGGATGACTCTGATCGTGCTTATGCCTTCTTGAGCGCGGGAGAGGACATCGCTTTCTTCTTTTTGCACATCGGTGCTTTGAGAGCGGATTCGTTTGGCGTAGAGAAAAATTGTCAGCCACAGCAGAGGCGTGATGGCAATCGCGATGCAAGCGAGCAAGAGATGCATTTGGATCATGATAATAAAAGCGGCGATGAGAGTGACGCCTGCGCTGAGGATTGTGGCAAAACCGCGATTAAAGAATGTTTGTATGGCTTGTGAGTCGTAGGCCACACGGAAGGTTGAATCACCGATTTTTCTAGCATCATGAAAGTGCAAGGGGAGATACTGTAGGTAGCGATAGATTTCGGTGCGCAGTTTCACCAGGGCTTCCAGTCCGATACGGACTAGCCAGTAGGTATTCGCTGCATGGAAGAGTCCCTGTAGGAGATGAATGCAGACGATGCTCAAGCAGCCAAGCGAGAGCGCTGTAGGAGTTTCAAAAACATAACCTCTCCACTGAACGGATGACTGTTGGCGAGCGGCCGTCGGAATCACATCATCTATCAGCCACTGTAGAGGCCAAGGCTTAAGAAGGGCGAGCCCTATGGCTATCCACATTAAAATTAGTGCAAGAAATATCGATCCTGAGTAGCTTGCGTAATATTTTGCTACTCTCAAATACAGGGATTTCATTGTTTATTTTGAGTGTTTACCCATACAAGACCTGCATGTGTGGCTGCAACTTGGACGAGATCAGCCACTCTTCGGCGAATCGCAAGCCCATGGAGGAATAAGCCCGCCAGGCTCAGCAGCGTTATGGCAAA
This genomic window from Candidatus Methylacidiphilales bacterium contains:
- a CDS encoding ABC transporter ATP-binding protein/permease → MKSLYLRVAKYYASYSGSIFLALILMWIAIGLALLKPWPLQWLIDDVIPTAARQQSSVQWRGYVFETPTALSLGCLSIVCIHLLQGLFHAANTYWLVRIGLEALVKLRTEIYRYLQYLPLHFHDARKIGDSTFRVAYDSQAIQTFFNRGFATILSAGVTLIAAFIIMIQMHLLLACIAIAITPLLWLTIFLYAKRIRSQSTDVQKEESDVLSRAQEGISTIRVIHAFGREEQEIASFRAEAHQSKEANLRLTLTNVTSSALVGLIIAIGTALIAYFGALAVIDGSLTVGKLTVFLSYLVMLYQPLEQLSYTAWALEGAAAGMQRVFEILDTEDSVPDAPDAKPIPPIRGEILIQNVTFGYEINRPVLKNLSLHIPAGKTVAIVGGTGAGKTTILSLLPRFYDPQEGRLLIDGHDIRTVTKRSLRNQISVVLQDTILLSGTIYENIAYGKLGATSKEIEAAAQAAQILDFIKSLPEGFQTQVGERGIRLSGGQRQRIGIARAFLKQAPILLLDEPTSALDPATEAEIMKTIQQLLGRQTTIIVTHRLTTIHHLADCIHVLRDGRLVESGTGAELLDQGGYYAELWKHQSSENQKKA